A genomic window from Lycium barbarum isolate Lr01 chromosome 4, ASM1917538v2, whole genome shotgun sequence includes:
- the LOC132635961 gene encoding nuclear transcription factor Y subunit A-8-like isoform X1 has product MLSFSKKGCPGKDGQSFAPLFMSCSSMWNSSDQPEHAPSKSVLTGVDSALEHHSDIKKSESQFQDQDSTSTLSTGQSNHAETAMAKSNTVLQNVAAHPGTKCWGGIYEVQAESRKKASLSGERETNTLPQPQVHHNHPTACLSYPWADTYFGRLVTTYGSNAIIYPQMVGITSTRVALPLECTESLPIYVNAKQYSAILKRRLVRAKLEAQNKLVKDRKPYLHESRHRHAMKRARGSGGRFLNTKNMQQSKPSSPKYDRNIFKRQGGGNLCSSMVQHSESGSWGTPTQSGSDVTSIFSGDDMFQQPEFRVSGFSFHMGPTVQEAEDFMHVGT; this is encoded by the exons ATGCTAAGTTTCTCGAAGAAAGGTTGCCCTGGAAAAGATGGTCAATCTTTTGCTCCTCTGTTCATGAGTTGCTCATCTATGTGGAACTCCAGTGACCAACCAGAACATGCTCCCTCTAAGAGTGTGCTGACTGGAGTGGATTCTGCATTGGAACATCACTCCGATATCAAGAAATCAGAATCCCAGTTCCAAGATCAGGATTCAACTTCTACTCTGTCAACTGGTCAATCTAATCATGCAGAGACCGCAATGGCAAAAAGCAATACTGTTCTGCAAAATGTTGCAGCTCATCCAGGTACAAAAT GTTGGGGTGGAATATATGAGGTGCAAGCAGAGAGTAGAAAAAAAGCATCCTTATCAGGCGAAAGGGAAACCAACACTCTTCCTCAGCCGCAAGTGCATCATAATCATCCAACG GCTTGCCTATCCTACCCTTGGGCTGACACTTACTTTGGAAGGCTCGTTACTACTTATGGATCAAATGCCATC ATTTATCCTCAAATGGTGGGTATCACCTCTACAAGAGTTGCACTTCCTCTTGAATGCACAGAGAGTTTGCCCATTTACGTGAATGCGAAACAATACAGTGCTATCCTCAAAAGGCGACTGGTCCGTGCCAAGCTAGAGGCTCAGAATAAGCTTGTCAAAGACAGAAAG CCCTATCTTCACGAGTCTCGACATCGCCACGCAATGAAGAGAGCTAGGGGTTCTGGAGGGCGCTTTTTGAACACAAAGAATATGCAGCAATCCAAGCCTTCATCTCCAAAGTACGATAGAAATATCTTTAAACGACAGGGAGGTGGCAACTTATGTAGTTCGATGGTTCAGCACTCAGAGAGTGGTAGTTGGGGGACTCCCACCCAATCTGGTTCTGATGTGACAAGCATCTTCAGTGGCGATGACATGTTCCAGCAGCCAGAGTTCCGAGTCTCTGGCTTCTCTTTTCACATGGGTCCTACCGTGCAGGAAGCTGAAGATTTCATGCATGTTGGAACCTGA
- the LOC132635961 gene encoding nuclear transcription factor Y subunit A-3-like isoform X2: MLSFSKKGCPGKDGQSFAPLFMSCSSMWNSSDQPEHAPSKSVLTGVDSALEHHSDIKKSESQFQDQDSTSTLSTGQSNHAETAMAKSNTVLQNVAAHPGWGGIYEVQAESRKKASLSGERETNTLPQPQVHHNHPTACLSYPWADTYFGRLVTTYGSNAIIYPQMVGITSTRVALPLECTESLPIYVNAKQYSAILKRRLVRAKLEAQNKLVKDRKPYLHESRHRHAMKRARGSGGRFLNTKNMQQSKPSSPKYDRNIFKRQGGGNLCSSMVQHSESGSWGTPTQSGSDVTSIFSGDDMFQQPEFRVSGFSFHMGPTVQEAEDFMHVGT, from the exons ATGCTAAGTTTCTCGAAGAAAGGTTGCCCTGGAAAAGATGGTCAATCTTTTGCTCCTCTGTTCATGAGTTGCTCATCTATGTGGAACTCCAGTGACCAACCAGAACATGCTCCCTCTAAGAGTGTGCTGACTGGAGTGGATTCTGCATTGGAACATCACTCCGATATCAAGAAATCAGAATCCCAGTTCCAAGATCAGGATTCAACTTCTACTCTGTCAACTGGTCAATCTAATCATGCAGAGACCGCAATGGCAAAAAGCAATACTGTTCTGCAAAATGTTGCAGCTCATCCAG GTTGGGGTGGAATATATGAGGTGCAAGCAGAGAGTAGAAAAAAAGCATCCTTATCAGGCGAAAGGGAAACCAACACTCTTCCTCAGCCGCAAGTGCATCATAATCATCCAACG GCTTGCCTATCCTACCCTTGGGCTGACACTTACTTTGGAAGGCTCGTTACTACTTATGGATCAAATGCCATC ATTTATCCTCAAATGGTGGGTATCACCTCTACAAGAGTTGCACTTCCTCTTGAATGCACAGAGAGTTTGCCCATTTACGTGAATGCGAAACAATACAGTGCTATCCTCAAAAGGCGACTGGTCCGTGCCAAGCTAGAGGCTCAGAATAAGCTTGTCAAAGACAGAAAG CCCTATCTTCACGAGTCTCGACATCGCCACGCAATGAAGAGAGCTAGGGGTTCTGGAGGGCGCTTTTTGAACACAAAGAATATGCAGCAATCCAAGCCTTCATCTCCAAAGTACGATAGAAATATCTTTAAACGACAGGGAGGTGGCAACTTATGTAGTTCGATGGTTCAGCACTCAGAGAGTGGTAGTTGGGGGACTCCCACCCAATCTGGTTCTGATGTGACAAGCATCTTCAGTGGCGATGACATGTTCCAGCAGCCAGAGTTCCGAGTCTCTGGCTTCTCTTTTCACATGGGTCCTACCGTGCAGGAAGCTGAAGATTTCATGCATGTTGGAACCTGA